Proteins encoded by one window of Chrysiogenes arsenatis DSM 11915:
- the narI gene encoding respiratory nitrate reductase subunit gamma translates to MFDIILFAVFPYVAISLAVIVGIYRLKTDSFSFSAHSSQFFESRRLFWGSVPWHFAIILVLLAHLLAFLFPAAWGALAGKPIRLYLLEITGLALGVMTVIGLAQLMLRRAGEPRVHVVTTKMDWVVLVLLLAQVVSGVVIAWTLRWGSVWYLHTATPWLWSLLQFNPQVEYIAALPNIVKFHAFNAFLLIAVFPFSRLVHAAAVPLGYLWRSPQLVLWNRR, encoded by the coding sequence ATGTTTGATATTATTCTTTTTGCGGTCTTTCCGTATGTCGCGATCAGCTTGGCGGTTATTGTTGGGATCTACCGTTTAAAAACTGACAGCTTTTCTTTTTCGGCGCACTCGTCGCAGTTTTTTGAAAGTCGTCGCCTCTTCTGGGGTTCGGTGCCGTGGCATTTTGCGATCATTCTGGTTTTGCTGGCACACCTGCTAGCGTTCCTGTTTCCGGCTGCTTGGGGGGCATTGGCAGGAAAGCCGATCCGCCTGTACCTGTTGGAAATCACAGGATTGGCGCTGGGAGTGATGACGGTTATCGGTCTGGCACAGTTAATGTTGCGGCGGGCGGGTGAGCCGCGAGTCCACGTGGTGACAACGAAAATGGATTGGGTCGTGCTGGTGCTGCTTTTAGCGCAAGTGGTGAGTGGCGTGGTGATTGCGTGGACACTCCGCTGGGGCTCAGTGTGGTATCTGCACACGGCTACCCCCTGGCTTTGGTCGTTGCTGCAATTCAATCCACAGGTAGAGTATATCGCTGCGTTGCCGAATATAGTGAAATTCCATGCCTTTAATGCCTTCCTCTTAATTGCGGTTTTCCCATTCTCGCGTCTTGTGCATGCGGCAGCGGTTCCACTCGGATATCTCTGGCGTTCACCACAGTTAGTACTATGGAATCGACGCTGA
- a CDS encoding succinate dehydrogenase cytochrome b subunit — protein MSILQSAVGRKIFMAITGLLMFLFLVIHMLGNSSLFIGPDGLNAYAEFLHSLGAGVWIFRLVMAVLFIFHVILGIQLTAENRDARPIQYMHKKDLRTTVAAKSMIYTGVVILGFVVYHLLHFTVRITNPEISQGIDAAGRFDVYTMVVLSFENFAIAAVYIIAMFALLFHISHGLSSMLQTLGLNNGPILGTLQKIGYVVAAAIALGYVTFPVSVLLGIVKV, from the coding sequence ATGTCCATTCTCCAAAGTGCTGTGGGTCGGAAAATCTTCATGGCTATCACTGGCCTGCTGATGTTTCTGTTTCTTGTCATCCACATGCTTGGTAACAGTTCACTTTTTATTGGGCCAGATGGGCTCAATGCGTATGCTGAATTCCTGCACAGCCTCGGGGCTGGTGTCTGGATCTTCCGCCTTGTTATGGCCGTTCTGTTTATTTTCCACGTGATTTTAGGTATTCAACTCACCGCGGAAAACCGCGATGCACGTCCAATTCAGTACATGCACAAAAAAGACCTGCGCACGACGGTAGCTGCCAAGAGCATGATCTACACTGGTGTGGTTATTTTGGGTTTTGTTGTGTACCACTTGCTCCACTTTACCGTGCGCATTACGAATCCCGAAATTTCACAGGGAATCGATGCTGCGGGTCGTTTTGACGTGTATACGATGGTTGTGCTCAGCTTTGAAAACTTCGCGATTGCAGCTGTGTACATCATCGCTATGTTCGCATTACTGTTCCACATCAGCCATGGTCTTTCGAGCATGCTCCAAACGCTTGGTTTGAACAACGGTCCGATTCTGGGGACTCTCCAGAAAATCGGTTACGTCGTGGCAGCGGCTATTGCACTGGGATACGTCACATTTCCCGTCTCCGTATTGCTCGGCATCGTGAAAGTATAA
- a CDS encoding NADP-dependent isocitrate dehydrogenase: MANQNATIIWTEIDEAPALATYSLLPIVQAFSKDSGISVEMRDISLSGRIIANFPDFLTKEQQIPDFLQQLGEISVTPEANIIKLPNISASIPQLQEAIKELQGKGYKLPDYPEDPKTDEEKAIKERYAKVLGSAVNPVLREGNSDRRAAVAVKKHAQRNPHRMMRPWPQGSKTRVAFMQNGDFYGSEQSATMDAATSVKIEFVGNGQTKILKEKVALQAGEVIDSSALNVKALRKFYAEQIDAAKNDDVLLSLHLKATMMKISDPVMFGHAVEVFYADVFKKHGETFKQIGVNTSNGLGDVYAKITKLPADQKAAIEADIQAVYATRPRLAMVDSSKGITNLHVPNDIIVDASMPVVIRDGGQMWGPDDKQYDTVAMIPDRCYATMYQEMIVDCQKNGQYDPATMGSVSNVGLMAQKAEEYGSHDKTFFAPADGVIRVVDNNSGKCYMEQKVETGDIFRMCQVKDLPIQDWVKLAVNRAKASGAPAIFWLDKNRAHDAQLIAKVEKYLKNFDTTGLEISIMTPVEAMRFSVKRIREGKDTISVTGNVLRDYLTDLFPILELGTSAKMLSIVPLLNGGGLFETGAGGSAPKHVQQFVKEGYLRWDSLGEFCALTASYEHIASVYNNPKAALLAKTLDDAVAKFLDNDKSPARKVGQIDNRGSHFYLALYWAQALAAQSENKELQSQFAKVAKELEANEAKINEELLAAQGKPMDIGGYYRPVFEKADKAMRPSATLNTIINAI; this comes from the coding sequence ATGGCAAATCAAAATGCAACGATCATCTGGACTGAAATCGACGAAGCTCCGGCACTCGCCACCTACTCTCTGCTCCCAATCGTGCAGGCGTTTTCGAAAGATTCCGGTATCAGCGTCGAAATGCGCGACATCTCCCTTTCCGGCCGGATCATTGCGAACTTCCCTGACTTTTTGACCAAAGAGCAACAAATTCCTGATTTCCTTCAGCAACTTGGCGAAATTTCAGTTACACCTGAAGCAAACATCATTAAGCTGCCAAATATCAGCGCCTCTATTCCTCAGCTGCAAGAAGCGATTAAAGAACTTCAGGGCAAAGGCTATAAACTCCCTGACTATCCTGAAGATCCGAAAACTGACGAAGAAAAAGCCATCAAAGAGCGCTACGCCAAAGTACTCGGCAGTGCGGTTAACCCTGTTCTGCGCGAAGGAAACTCTGACCGTCGTGCAGCAGTTGCCGTCAAAAAACACGCCCAAAGAAACCCGCACCGCATGATGCGCCCTTGGCCACAAGGCTCGAAAACTCGCGTCGCCTTCATGCAAAACGGCGACTTCTACGGCAGCGAGCAATCCGCAACGATGGACGCCGCTACCAGCGTAAAAATTGAGTTTGTCGGCAATGGCCAAACAAAAATTCTCAAAGAAAAAGTAGCACTGCAGGCTGGCGAAGTTATTGATTCTTCTGCTCTGAACGTCAAAGCACTGCGCAAATTCTACGCTGAGCAGATCGATGCCGCGAAAAATGACGACGTGCTGCTGTCGCTTCACCTTAAAGCCACGATGATGAAGATTTCCGATCCGGTTATGTTCGGCCACGCAGTGGAAGTATTCTACGCTGACGTCTTCAAAAAACACGGCGAAACCTTCAAGCAAATCGGTGTCAATACCAGCAACGGTCTTGGCGACGTCTACGCAAAAATCACCAAGCTTCCTGCTGACCAAAAAGCCGCTATCGAAGCTGACATCCAAGCCGTCTATGCGACACGCCCACGCCTTGCGATGGTTGACTCCAGCAAAGGGATCACCAACCTGCACGTACCAAACGACATCATCGTTGACGCCTCTATGCCAGTTGTCATCCGTGACGGCGGTCAAATGTGGGGACCAGATGACAAGCAGTATGACACCGTTGCTATGATCCCTGACCGTTGCTACGCGACTATGTACCAAGAGATGATTGTCGATTGTCAGAAAAACGGCCAGTACGACCCCGCCACTATGGGCAGCGTATCGAACGTTGGCCTGATGGCGCAAAAAGCCGAAGAATACGGCTCGCACGACAAAACCTTCTTCGCTCCAGCTGATGGCGTAATCCGTGTTGTCGACAACAACAGTGGCAAGTGCTACATGGAACAAAAAGTTGAAACTGGCGACATCTTCAGAATGTGCCAAGTGAAAGACCTGCCAATCCAAGACTGGGTAAAACTTGCCGTCAACCGTGCGAAAGCTTCCGGCGCTCCGGCTATCTTCTGGCTTGACAAAAACCGCGCCCATGACGCGCAACTCATCGCGAAAGTTGAGAAGTACCTCAAAAACTTCGACACAACTGGCCTTGAAATCAGCATCATGACACCAGTCGAAGCCATGCGTTTTTCTGTCAAGCGAATCCGCGAAGGCAAAGACACTATTTCCGTTACCGGCAACGTTCTGCGCGACTACCTCACCGACCTTTTCCCAATCCTGGAACTCGGCACCAGCGCCAAAATGCTTTCTATCGTACCACTGCTGAACGGCGGCGGACTCTTTGAAACTGGCGCCGGCGGATCGGCTCCAAAGCACGTGCAACAGTTCGTCAAAGAGGGCTACCTCAGATGGGATTCGCTCGGCGAGTTCTGCGCCCTGACAGCATCGTACGAGCACATTGCCAGCGTTTACAACAACCCGAAAGCCGCACTGCTCGCCAAAACACTTGACGATGCGGTAGCGAAATTCCTCGACAACGACAAGTCACCAGCACGGAAAGTCGGCCAGATCGACAACCGTGGCAGCCACTTCTACCTTGCTCTCTACTGGGCTCAGGCACTGGCTGCACAAAGCGAAAACAAAGAACTTCAGTCTCAGTTCGCCAAAGTTGCCAAAGAACTGGAAGCCAACGAAGCAAAGATCAACGAAGAGCTCCTTGCCGCGCAAGGCAAACCAATGGACATTGGTGGATACTACCGCCCAGTCTTCGAAAAAGCGGACAAAGCAATGCGTCCAAGCGCAACACTGAACACGATTATCAACGCTATCTAA
- the mdh gene encoding malate dehydrogenase: protein MARKKIALIGGGQIGGVLAQLCALRELGDVVLFDIVQNMPMGKTLDIAEASRVDGFDVELKGANEYADIKGSDVVIVTAGLPRKPGMSRDDLLATNAKIMTQVAEGIKQYAPNAFVIVISNPLDAMVTLCQRITGFPSKRVMGMAGVLDSARFSSFIAWELGVSVKDVNAMVLGGHGDTMVPIKRFANVNGIPVYELLKKKYKGDMTKVEEVMTAMVERTKGAGGEVVKLLGNGSAFYSPASSAIAMVEAILRDQKRLLPVCALLNGEYGVKGFYVGVPVVLGAEGIEQIIEMDLDAEETKLLKISCDAVEELVGAMDKVLAPA from the coding sequence ATGGCCCGTAAAAAGATTGCTTTAATCGGTGGCGGTCAAATTGGTGGCGTTCTCGCCCAACTCTGCGCACTGCGTGAACTCGGCGACGTGGTTCTGTTCGACATCGTGCAGAACATGCCGATGGGGAAAACTCTTGACATCGCTGAAGCCAGCCGTGTTGATGGCTTTGATGTCGAACTCAAGGGTGCAAATGAGTATGCTGACATCAAAGGTTCTGATGTTGTTATCGTCACTGCCGGTCTACCGCGCAAGCCAGGCATGAGCCGCGACGATCTGTTGGCGACAAATGCCAAGATCATGACTCAGGTTGCTGAAGGGATTAAGCAGTACGCTCCGAACGCTTTTGTTATCGTTATCTCTAACCCACTTGACGCAATGGTTACTCTGTGCCAACGCATCACTGGTTTCCCAAGCAAGCGCGTAATGGGTATGGCTGGCGTGCTTGACTCTGCTCGTTTCTCCTCGTTCATCGCATGGGAACTCGGCGTATCGGTAAAAGACGTTAACGCAATGGTTCTTGGTGGTCACGGCGACACGATGGTGCCTATTAAGCGCTTCGCAAACGTCAATGGTATTCCTGTGTATGAACTGTTGAAGAAAAAATACAAAGGCGACATGACGAAAGTTGAAGAAGTCATGACTGCTATGGTTGAGCGTACTAAAGGCGCTGGTGGCGAAGTTGTTAAGCTGCTCGGAAACGGTTCAGCGTTCTACTCTCCTGCTTCTTCGGCTATTGCTATGGTTGAAGCGATCCTACGCGACCAGAAGCGTCTGCTTCCTGTTTGCGCTCTCTTGAACGGCGAATACGGCGTAAAAGGATTCTACGTTGGCGTTCCTGTAGTTCTTGGTGCTGAAGGGATTGAACAGATCATTGAAATGGATCTCGACGCTGAAGAAACCAAGCTTCTCAAAATCTCTTGCGACGCAGTTGAAGAACTTGTTGGCGCAATGGATAAGGTTCTCGCACCTGCATAA
- a CDS encoding MFS transporter: MASKKRKQISVLIMSTTAFTACFAVWVMYSVIGIPIKNELGLSETQFGLMAATPILSGSLIRLPLGMWTDKYGGRLVFTVLMFSAVVPIWLISYATVYWHFLLLGLFIGVAGGSFSVGIAYTGRWFSKERKGLAMGIFGAGNAGAALTKFVAPALVVAYGWQSVPQVYAVALAMVALLFLVFTFTEPHHKVGQEVTFRSQLKALRDIRVWKYCQYYSIVFGGYVALSLWLTKYYISEYGFGIQTAALIAAIFVLPSGVIRALGGWLSDKFGAHTVTWWVMWTSCVALFVLSYPQHTVIIQTLRGELVLDLGLNVWLFTALLFVVGIAWGFGKASVFKYIGDEYPHNIGVISGIVGLMGGLGGFIFPVVFGMMVDLTGINSSIFMLLFLITAWSLVWMYSTEVRGVKTLKLIASTGKEELKKSSDL; encoded by the coding sequence ATGGCATCGAAGAAACGCAAACAGATATCGGTGCTGATAATGAGTACCACGGCCTTCACCGCGTGTTTTGCGGTGTGGGTCATGTACTCAGTTATTGGAATACCGATCAAGAATGAGTTGGGGCTCAGCGAGACACAGTTCGGACTGATGGCAGCGACTCCGATTCTGTCCGGTTCGCTCATCCGTCTGCCGCTGGGCATGTGGACGGACAAATACGGTGGGCGGTTGGTGTTCACGGTGCTGATGTTTTCGGCAGTGGTGCCTATCTGGCTTATCAGTTATGCCACTGTCTATTGGCATTTTCTGCTGCTCGGTTTGTTTATCGGGGTGGCGGGAGGCTCTTTTTCGGTGGGTATTGCGTACACGGGGCGTTGGTTTTCCAAAGAACGCAAAGGTTTGGCGATGGGTATTTTCGGGGCGGGGAATGCGGGAGCAGCGTTGACAAAATTTGTCGCTCCGGCATTAGTTGTCGCCTATGGCTGGCAGAGTGTACCCCAAGTGTACGCGGTAGCACTGGCTATGGTGGCGCTTTTGTTTCTGGTGTTTACGTTTACCGAACCTCATCACAAAGTTGGCCAAGAAGTAACGTTTCGCAGCCAGCTGAAAGCGTTGCGCGATATCCGTGTCTGGAAATACTGCCAATACTACTCCATCGTCTTTGGTGGGTACGTGGCACTTTCGTTATGGCTGACAAAGTACTATATCAGTGAATACGGCTTTGGCATTCAAACGGCGGCGTTGATTGCCGCTATTTTCGTTCTCCCTTCTGGTGTTATACGGGCGCTTGGCGGATGGCTTTCAGACAAATTTGGCGCGCACACGGTTACGTGGTGGGTTATGTGGACTTCGTGTGTTGCCTTGTTTGTGCTCTCTTACCCGCAGCACACCGTGATCATACAGACACTACGTGGTGAGCTTGTTCTTGATCTTGGTCTGAATGTCTGGTTGTTTACGGCACTGTTGTTTGTGGTTGGTATTGCGTGGGGCTTTGGCAAAGCATCGGTGTTTAAATATATCGGTGACGAATATCCCCACAATATCGGTGTTATTTCCGGCATTGTCGGGCTGATGGGTGGACTCGGTGGATTTATTTTTCCTGTTGTTTTCGGGATGATGGTCGATTTGACGGGAATCAATAGCAGTATTTTTATGCTGTTATTTCTGATTACCGCATGGTCATTGGTCTGGATGTATTCAACGGAAGTGCGTGGTGTGAAAACGCTGAAGTTGATTGCTTCGACTGGCAAAGAAGAACTGAAAAAATCATCTGATCTTTAG
- a CDS encoding nitrate reductase molybdenum cofactor assembly chaperone: MREPFLFFSTLLSYPTMQTLAEIQNYWKRAVLSPESLELLAPFQTAMSQEGLAGMQECYTAAFDLQPLCAPYVAYQLCGDDARRGQFLIRLQQLYRSVGFAAEGELADHLSIVLHFLAEAPASEAVSDLQEDGLKPAVATMTGLMAGGNNPYGCVLAALEHTLNFSVTTTKELHHV, encoded by the coding sequence ATGCGTGAACCATTTCTTTTTTTCAGCACATTGCTGAGCTACCCCACCATGCAAACACTGGCGGAGATTCAGAACTATTGGAAGCGAGCGGTATTGTCGCCTGAGTCTTTGGAGTTGCTGGCACCGTTTCAAACGGCAATGTCCCAGGAAGGATTGGCCGGTATGCAGGAGTGTTATACCGCCGCATTTGATCTGCAGCCGCTGTGTGCTCCATATGTCGCGTATCAGTTGTGTGGCGATGATGCACGCCGTGGACAGTTTCTGATCCGCCTGCAACAGCTCTACCGCAGTGTAGGATTTGCGGCAGAAGGCGAGCTGGCTGATCACCTGAGTATTGTGCTTCATTTTCTGGCGGAAGCTCCGGCATCAGAAGCCGTTTCTGATTTACAGGAAGATGGACTTAAACCCGCCGTGGCGACAATGACTGGTCTGATGGCAGGTGGCAATAATCCGTATGGATGTGTGCTGGCGGCGCTTGAACACACCTTGAACTTTTCCGTGACGACGACCAAGGAGTTGCACCATGTTTGA
- a CDS encoding NarK family nitrate/nitrite MFS transporter, whose protein sequence is MKSSSKRVLTQWEPENSEFWESTGKRIAQRNLWISIPNLLLAFAVWMVWSVVVVNLPNLGFTYSANQLFWLAALPGLSGATLRIFYSFMVPIFGGSRWTAISTASLLLPAFGIGFAVQDTATPYSIMLLLALLCGFGGGNFASSMANISFFYPKSQKGTALGMNAGLGNLGVSTVQFVVPLVITASVFGALGGEPLTWVKGDVTKQMWLQNAGFIWVPFIAAASLAAWFGMNDIASAKASFSEQAIIFRRKHNWLMCWLYLGTFGSFIGYAAGFPMLIKMQFPDVDAMKYAFLGPLVGALIRPVGGWMSDKLGGATVTFWNFIAMLLAVFGVLYFLPSGWSGGNFWGFLAMFMVLFITTGIGNGSTFRMVPVIFMTERQRDAAGKGVAAQEQAVRDANKEAAAVLGFSSAMAAYGGFFIPKSYGTSISMTGGPEAALLGFIVFYVTCIAMTWWFYARRGAEMPC, encoded by the coding sequence ATGAAAAGTTCATCAAAACGGGTTCTGACGCAGTGGGAGCCGGAAAATAGCGAATTTTGGGAAAGTACGGGGAAGCGCATTGCGCAGCGGAATCTGTGGATTTCTATTCCGAACCTGCTGCTGGCGTTTGCGGTGTGGATGGTGTGGAGCGTTGTGGTCGTCAATCTGCCGAATCTTGGTTTTACCTACAGTGCCAACCAGTTGTTCTGGCTGGCGGCATTGCCGGGTTTGTCGGGAGCAACGTTGCGGATATTCTATTCCTTTATGGTGCCGATATTTGGTGGGAGCCGTTGGACGGCCATCAGTACGGCGTCACTGCTGCTGCCAGCTTTTGGTATCGGCTTTGCGGTGCAAGATACGGCAACACCGTATTCTATCATGTTGCTGCTCGCATTGCTGTGTGGTTTTGGCGGCGGAAATTTTGCTTCTAGTATGGCGAATATCAGCTTTTTCTACCCCAAATCACAGAAAGGTACGGCGCTTGGGATGAATGCCGGACTGGGCAATCTTGGTGTCTCCACAGTGCAATTTGTGGTGCCGCTGGTCATTACCGCAAGTGTGTTTGGCGCGCTGGGTGGTGAGCCGCTGACGTGGGTCAAAGGGGATGTGACCAAGCAGATGTGGCTACAGAATGCTGGATTCATCTGGGTGCCGTTTATTGCCGCCGCCAGTTTAGCGGCATGGTTTGGCATGAACGATATTGCCAGCGCGAAAGCCTCGTTTTCGGAACAAGCCATTATCTTTCGGCGCAAGCATAACTGGCTGATGTGTTGGCTCTATCTGGGAACATTTGGGTCATTTATCGGGTATGCCGCTGGTTTTCCGATGCTCATCAAAATGCAGTTTCCCGATGTTGATGCCATGAAATACGCGTTTCTTGGGCCGTTAGTCGGGGCGCTGATCCGTCCTGTTGGTGGCTGGATGTCGGATAAACTTGGCGGTGCCACCGTAACCTTTTGGAATTTTATTGCGATGTTGCTGGCCGTATTCGGCGTACTTTATTTCCTTCCCTCAGGCTGGAGCGGGGGGAATTTCTGGGGTTTTCTGGCGATGTTTATGGTGCTCTTTATCACGACAGGGATTGGCAATGGATCGACCTTCCGCATGGTGCCCGTGATTTTTATGACAGAACGGCAACGTGATGCTGCGGGAAAAGGGGTGGCCGCTCAAGAGCAAGCGGTACGTGACGCCAATAAAGAAGCTGCGGCGGTACTGGGATTTAGTTCGGCAATGGCAGCCTACGGCGGATTTTTTATTCCCAAAAGCTATGGCACGTCGATCAGCATGACCGGTGGGCCGGAAGCGGCTTTGCTTGGCTTTATCGTCTTTTATGTGACGTGTATTGCGATGACGTGGTGGTTTTACGCGCGGCGCGGTGCGGAAATGCCTTGCTGA
- the ahcY gene encoding adenosylhomocysteinase, with translation MSDYKVADLSLAAWGRREIRIAETEMPALMKIRAKYHAEQPLQGARITGCIHMTIQTAVLIETLVSLGAEVRWSSCNIFSTQDHAAAAIAAAGIPVFAWKGETEEEYWWCVEQTIHGPNGWVPNMVLDDGGDLTALLHEKYPHLLDGIHGVSEETTTGVHRLQEMLQKGTLRIPAINVNDSVTKSKNDNKYGCRHSLNDAVKRATDHLLSGKQALVIGYGDVGKGSAASLRQEGMIVKVTEIDPICAMQACMDGYEVVSPYINGINTGTAAGVDAALLGKIDLLVTTTGNVNVCDAHMLAALKRGAVVCNIGHFDNEIDTAFLRKQWAWEEVKPQVHKIYRDCSAGSEPNQGSADYLLLLSEGRLVNLGNATGHPSRIMDGSFANQVLAQIHLYKAQFAALTVGQKSQMLSVEVLPKLLDEEVARYMVEGFGGVITRMSDVQAAYLGVPVAGPYKSNEYRY, from the coding sequence ATGAGTGATTACAAAGTAGCAGACCTCTCTTTGGCCGCTTGGGGGCGTCGTGAGATTCGGATTGCGGAAACAGAAATGCCCGCTTTGATGAAAATTCGTGCGAAATACCATGCGGAACAACCGCTGCAAGGGGCTCGCATTACTGGCTGCATTCACATGACGATTCAAACGGCGGTGTTGATTGAAACGTTGGTGAGCCTCGGTGCCGAAGTGCGCTGGAGCTCGTGTAATATTTTCTCAACGCAAGACCATGCGGCGGCGGCGATTGCGGCAGCTGGTATTCCGGTTTTTGCTTGGAAAGGCGAGACGGAAGAGGAATACTGGTGGTGTGTCGAGCAGACTATTCATGGCCCGAATGGTTGGGTGCCAAATATGGTGCTGGATGATGGTGGCGATTTGACGGCGCTCTTGCACGAAAAGTATCCGCATTTATTGGATGGCATTCATGGTGTGTCTGAGGAGACGACAACGGGCGTGCACCGCTTGCAGGAAATGCTCCAAAAGGGGACACTGAGAATTCCCGCGATCAATGTCAATGATTCGGTTACGAAGTCAAAGAATGATAATAAATATGGTTGCCGTCATAGTTTGAACGATGCCGTGAAGCGGGCAACGGATCACCTGCTTTCCGGTAAACAAGCGTTGGTTATCGGATACGGTGATGTTGGAAAGGGCTCGGCGGCGTCGCTGCGTCAAGAAGGGATGATTGTCAAAGTGACCGAGATCGACCCGATCTGCGCGATGCAGGCTTGTATGGATGGGTACGAGGTCGTTTCGCCGTATATCAACGGTATCAATACAGGAACAGCGGCCGGCGTTGACGCGGCACTGCTCGGGAAAATTGATTTGCTGGTAACGACGACGGGCAATGTCAATGTCTGCGATGCGCACATGCTGGCGGCGCTCAAGCGCGGTGCGGTGGTGTGCAATATCGGCCATTTTGATAACGAAATCGATACAGCGTTCTTGCGCAAGCAGTGGGCATGGGAAGAGGTAAAGCCGCAAGTACATAAGATTTATCGCGATTGCTCAGCGGGATCAGAGCCGAATCAAGGAAGCGCGGATTACTTGCTGCTTTTATCTGAGGGGCGTTTGGTCAACCTTGGCAATGCTACGGGGCATCCAAGCCGCATTATGGATGGGTCATTTGCGAACCAGGTATTGGCGCAAATTCACCTGTATAAAGCGCAATTCGCTGCTTTGACCGTCGGGCAAAAGAGCCAGATGTTGAGTGTTGAGGTATTGCCGAAATTATTGGATGAAGAAGTTGCGCGGTACATGGTTGAGGGCTTTGGCGGTGTGATTACTCGCATGAGCGATGTGCAGGCAGCCTACCTTGGTGTTCCAGTTGCCGGGCCGTATAAGTCGAATGAATACCGCTATTGA
- the narH gene encoding nitrate reductase subunit beta produces MNVRAQISSVFHLDKCIGCHTCSVTCKNLWTDRKGAEYMWWNNVETKPGTGYPTQWENQEHSKGGWKSDGNSLELRSGGKGKSLLNVFHNPNLPTLDDYYEPWTYRYDDLFNAPAGKGQPTARPVSMITGKPIDPQAGPNWDDDLGGSKLYAANDPSLEGLSDEEKQQLFATEKMAFFYLPRRCNHCMNAACVASCPSGAIYKRGEDGIVLVNQEKCRGWRMCVSACPYKKVYYNWSVGKSEKCISCYPRVESGEIPGCYASCVGRIRYMGVLLYDADKIKSTAMIPAKELAAAQRDMILDPSDPAVISAARSSGIAEHVLNAARRSPVYRFVKEWKIALPLHPEFRTLPMIFYVPPLLPVLAKVENGVANMAEASFSSLEQARLPLRYLANLFAGGNEMEITAVYRRLIAVRLQRRAATVGDIAAADVTAAQQEVNAEMANAIYRMSALTSMQERIVLPPLNREMSIEAVVDPHEYRGSAGFGIRQAPARRW; encoded by the coding sequence ATGAATGTACGCGCACAGATATCATCCGTTTTTCATCTCGATAAATGTATTGGCTGTCACACCTGTAGTGTCACCTGTAAGAACCTTTGGACGGATCGCAAAGGGGCGGAATACATGTGGTGGAACAATGTTGAAACCAAGCCCGGTACGGGCTATCCGACCCAGTGGGAGAATCAGGAGCACTCTAAAGGGGGCTGGAAGAGCGATGGCAACAGCCTGGAACTGCGTTCGGGTGGCAAAGGGAAAAGCCTGCTCAATGTCTTTCACAATCCCAACTTGCCGACCTTAGACGATTACTATGAGCCGTGGACGTACCGTTACGATGATCTTTTCAATGCTCCGGCTGGAAAAGGTCAGCCAACCGCTCGCCCGGTATCAATGATTACGGGCAAACCGATAGATCCCCAAGCGGGGCCGAATTGGGATGATGACCTTGGCGGTTCCAAGCTCTATGCCGCCAATGACCCTTCGCTCGAAGGGTTGAGTGACGAGGAAAAACAGCAGTTGTTTGCGACGGAAAAGATGGCATTTTTCTATCTGCCGCGTCGCTGTAACCACTGCATGAATGCGGCCTGCGTTGCCAGTTGCCCTTCCGGCGCGATTTATAAGCGCGGTGAGGATGGCATTGTGCTTGTCAATCAGGAAAAATGCCGTGGCTGGCGCATGTGTGTTTCGGCCTGCCCGTACAAAAAGGTGTACTACAACTGGAGTGTGGGGAAATCGGAAAAGTGCATCAGTTGCTATCCACGGGTGGAATCGGGCGAAATACCTGGCTGCTACGCCAGTTGTGTTGGTCGCATCCGCTATATGGGCGTGCTCTTGTACGATGCCGATAAAATCAAGTCGACGGCGATGATTCCCGCCAAAGAGCTGGCGGCTGCCCAGCGCGATATGATTCTTGATCCGAGCGACCCTGCTGTTATCAGCGCCGCACGGAGCAGTGGTATTGCCGAACACGTTTTGAACGCTGCGCGTCGCTCGCCGGTCTACCGTTTTGTCAAAGAGTGGAAAATTGCGCTGCCGTTGCATCCTGAATTTCGCACGCTGCCGATGATTTTTTATGTGCCACCGTTGCTGCCTGTACTCGCCAAGGTGGAAAATGGTGTGGCCAATATGGCGGAAGCCAGCTTTTCGAGTTTAGAGCAGGCACGTTTGCCGCTGCGCTATCTGGCGAATCTTTTTGCTGGCGGCAATGAAATGGAGATTACAGCTGTCTACCGCCGACTGATTGCGGTGCGCTTGCAACGCCGTGCGGCCACGGTAGGCGATATCGCCGCCGCCGATGTTACTGCCGCGCAACAAGAAGTAAATGCCGAAATGGCGAACGCGATTTATCGCATGAGTGCGCTGACGTCCATGCAAGAGCGCATTGTGCTGCCGCCGCTGAATCGGGAAATGTCGATTGAAGCGGTTGTCGACCCGCATGAATACCGTGGTTCGGCTGGATTTGGTATTCGGCAAGCGCCAGCACGGCGTTGGTAG